aagatggcAATCGAACAAACGAccatctgaattcgccgaaatagcgaagcgactgctgcccatagacatccacaattgcagataAAAAGAAGGAATGTattgaaagaggatattttcactttttatgCATTCATTCTTCCTCTAAATTCActtcccttttcttattaagaaAGGAGGGTAAAGGAATGAGGTCTGAAATTAGGTCACTGGCacgtaaacttttttttctactatCTGTAGCAACAAGAGAGACAACAATACGTAATACAAAGTTTCACGGCAATCGAATTCcttggtaatattattaaggttTGGAggattttttgtaacatttaacgATTTGTGAGCTTGATTGATTGACACCAGTCTGTTGAGGATTTCCACAGATGAATTATTACCAAAGTTTTCGAAGTAAAGACAAAGTTAAATTCGTTATTTATACCAAAGGAAATTACTTAATTCCAAAAGTGATGTTAGGGcagtttttggaacgaagttccttatcgcgcgttgtgaaagggggctagacggaaaaaattcttacgaaaagttgtcacgacactttttgctatagtaagtatgttaacgacgaatgagcgctacttcaccatggcaacgacgtgacaatatataacgaaaattcatagaaataaaatgtacttcttgtgaagacttaagttttttattcatagaataaacattggttctttcactaattaatcgaaaggaacttcgttccatccgggtgtaccatgacacctctcaagtttttttatataccgTCTGATGGAATTGCGTAGATTGCCGGCttcagtttttccgtccaagtacgatgtgTGGGTCTTCatgagtagagtgaataggaatttacaaagctagcgcgtaccatctgtagaccacatcatcacttcatcgggtaggatcgtggtcaagctctaaatttttcaatataaaaaactagcttttacccgcgactccgtccgcgcggaataaaaaatagaaaacggcgaaaaattatcctatgtctgtttcctggttctaagctaccagcccaccaattttcagtcaaataagttcgaccgatcttgagttgtaaaaagtgtaactaaaatgactttatttatatatatactagcttttatccgcgactccgtccgcgcgaaataaaaaaaaatagaaaacggggtaaaaattatcctatgtccgtttccttgttctaagctacctgcccaccaattttcagtcaaatcgattcagccgttcttgagttataaatagtgtaactaacacgactttattttatatatatagactagcttttcccccgcgactccatccgggcggaataaaaaaaatgcacacaagataaaatagttccaatgtccgtttcctggttctaagctacctgcccaccaattttcagtcaaatcgattcagccgttcttgagttataaatagtgtaactaacacgactttcttttatatatatagactagcttttcccccgcgactccatccgggcggaataaaaaaaatgcacacaagataaaatagttccaatgtccgtttcctggttctaagctacctgcccaccaattttcagtcaaatcgattcagccgttcttgagttataaatagtgtaactaacacgactttcttatatatatatagaagataagATATACCACGGATAGGAAAAATGATTTGAGTTCAAATATTGAATTCGGCCATTATTATAAGTACAAGAATTACTTCTATGATTTCTATGGAATTTACTTTATGTGTTTATTTACTtgttgttgaaattaaaaacaacaaacaagtTTCACAACAGTCGAAACTCAAAGGATGTCAATGtcatttgttacaaaacataattttcgGTGAAAggagtaattttttatataatgcaaGATGTTTACTTGTCGATTAAGAACGCCGGttgctcaggggttaagcacttgacttgttaTCTATTGGTTCGATcacctgggttcgaatcctgccatttaccaatgtgtttttcgatttacatatgtacatttatccgacgttcttacgttgaagaaaaacatcgtgataaaACCTGCtgatatctgagaagaaattcaatgatatgtgtgaagtcaactcacactggtgttatatttaattcataaaatatataatactaacaGTTGACCGCGACTTCGTACGTTcgggataaaaaatatatctagtGATAAATAGTTACGTAAgtgcgtcggtggctcaggggctgcaatctgcaggtccagaGTTCGCAttccgtcatgtaccaatgtaattttagatttacatatgtacattacCCAACTGTCTAACACTAAAGGAAAACATGGTGATACAACCTGctaatatctgagaagaaattcaatgatatgtgtgaagtcaacccgcacttggctatagttgactatgacctagtcacaccttacttagggtagactccgagcaCCTCAGTGGTGATGTATACTGacctgatgatgatgatgataattcaATATTGGTAttagatgtttaaaaatataattattactcaCCAGACGACTTCACAACGCTTTgagataaatattatgaataattaattaagaaacggcttaactcacgtttcttaattaattaattatgatgtctcacgaaagtttaaacaatttaaatattatgaaattagTTGAAACGTTTAATTCACTTCTATACCAATgtagttacaaaattatatattactaggtgtcgcccgcgactccatccgcgaggaattaataataaacgtaataagcctatgtgattttccagactatgttctacatctatgacaattttcatcaagataattagagtcgttccggagataccttaatcatccatccatccatcattataaacattcgcatttataatattagtaagattaacttCTTCTTCGATAatcttcttctttttaaaacatttgttgtGGGCTCTACTACTGTTGAAGATGACTGCGTTTAGGATACATACAAACCTacaaacaaacttacatacgCGCAATAAACATTACCATCTTGTCATTCTGCGAACTCTAGGGTTCGTATCGTTGTTAAGTATGTCCCTGTTTCTATATCTGGTAATGAAGCGTCTTATTCTATAGAAATAGGCCATTCCGTTTGGTTTCACCCATAAAAGAACAATAAGTCAAGTTACAAATGTAATCTTTgatttatcgttggtttctgagacctgaATATctgtatataaaacatatcgtgtcattatctttgacaaaacagtgataacaatatgttttaaacggagatttagatctcagaaatccacagtATGTCTGCTTATAAAccgaaatgtttttaatcatttaaaaaataacactcagttttttaaaaaagtaaaaaaagaaaaaaaatatgttatttttataatggagACTTTTGGCTCAACGCATGCTGAATATTAAGAGTaggtaattgaaattaaaattaaaatgttagcGCCTGTAGTTTTTTTGCCgcaaaaaaacttattagttatttatcaaatttttcttgttatttttatttatttcaatctcGCATAACTTGTTATAATacgctttttatattaataatacgtaaaataatcaatattttttatatcatatgttttgaaaatacaacatttgaaatatttaactcTGATCTTTAAGAATtggttaataaaaacaatatttgataaaaaaatactttgttttatttaagtaacataaatatattttatgactaaAACATATCATGTTATATTTGATcaaaaacacaatatttttattagcctTTGCGTAGCTATTAAATACATCAAAATCCATATGAAattctatcaaatattaacaACGGGTTTTACCCTGACTGACTCAGAATGTTTTTATTGCGTACATATGTTTTCATAtgctaattttttaatataattgtaacaTCCTGTAGCGTAAACGACTGAACTGATTTTGGACGAATGAgatgtcattttttatatattaaacagggtaaaaaatacaaagttacCATAAAAGTGTCTATAAACCCATCGTGGGTTTGTCCAGACTTTGGTACTATGAAATGTAACAGAAGGTgtgtttagattttttttaacagcaaTAAAGTGAGATCGCTCACACCGTCATATACAGGGTGCACATagggtaataattttataacgctCAGGTATTAAGATGTTtaagtatgattttttaaagtttttgtagtttatgttatttttaattccagaagctaaatgatttattaatgtagGAATTATATATTCTGATGTACACATACCATAGACATTGATATGTTCGGGAattgacaattatttatttgtttattactattactagTTGTAAGTTTATAGGGTATAGCTAGtcagattttcttttttttttaggtaacaaacagttcttttaaaaaacaataatcaaaacCCACAGTCGATATCacgatataaaaatttattctttattgtcctttgttcttttctttttttcctcTGTCGTTTTCTTTAAAGACTTCTCTTTTATAAGTTCCATCACCAGTTCTTTTAATCCTAGCTTCCACTACCTGACCTGAAGCAGTCTTAAGATCGTAAGCCCATCCTAACTTGGCGAAGAAGTCGATCGCCGATGTACTAAAGTTCAACCAGTTATTCCCAAGTTCTCCTGCTTTGTAATCCCATGGGAATGTGTGATGGTAATTATGGAAGCCCTCTCCTAAGGCAACTAAAGATACTGCCATGTTTTCCACCGGCATTATACTCTCATCATAAGGTCTACTTCCCCATAAATGTGCAAAACTGTTTACTGAGCAAATGGCATGAACGCCAAGAATAAATCTTAgtatgttgaaattaaaagcGTTAACGAAGGTTTCATTCCAGAAGTACATAGGAATTAACACCGGAATTATGAAGCACAGAGATCCCATGAATGGTATTGcatatctgaaataaataatgtcattAATAGAAGTCCTATGGGTCCAGCACTAATATTTGTGACATGCgtcatcgtatcgtcatcgagaAATTTGCTTTTGCCCCTATCGGGCGTAAactaaaaatctcatactaattttattctCTCTATTTGTTTCTCTCCCTCTTTATCtctctatatttttaatttcatatttttatgttcactCACTAATTACGATGAAATAAGTACTAGCAGTTTAAATTGAAGTTAACCTTTATATAGAATGTAGACGACATTTAAAAAGGTATAGCTGTTTTTAAGGTTAGCGCGCAAAAACTCACAAATAAATCGacgataaaagtaaaattcaatattttttcttgtttactTACTTCTTTTGGAACATCAGTACAGGATTACTGCGAACATCGtccatataaattgtattccCTAATCGTTTCATTTctgaatgttttttaataaacagcCATCCTATATGAGAGAAGAAGAACCCTCGTTTAGCATTATGAGGGTCGGCGTTCGTATCAGAATATTTGTGATGCATTCTGTGATCTCTAATCCAATTGTAACTAGTTAAATGGCAAGCTATAGATGTACAGatcattaacaatatttgtagaGGTAATTTAGCCTTGTACGCTCTGTGACTCCATAGTCTGTGCGAGCCCATTGTTATGCCGAGGACTGAGAGGGTCCAGAGTATAACACCTGAGAACAGAGATTGCATTAAGTCGTATTCCGACAAATCTGAAAAGATCACAATTTAGCCAACATATTACACCTTCATATCTCACCCTTTTATATTAAGAGAAGGGGAGATAGAATGGACACAAGAGTGGGTGAATAGGAAAGGAAATATCTTTCCACCGCTGaacatagacatctgcaaaatCAGATGCcttgcctacatttaatcgGGTGAGGGTACGGACAGCTAGATAATGTTTTCCTTTCCTAAGCGTCTCCTAATCCGTTAATTCTTCTTTTCATACTCTTAAGAAAGGGTAAAGAAGGGTaagagaattaaaatttaggtCTCCTACACACACTCATCAGCCTATACGCAGAATTCCCTCCTCTTACTTACCTAATATAATAGTAGGCCATTTAACAGATGTAAAGGATAGATATAATCCATATATAGCAAAAAGGTGGTAAGCAGcgtatataaaaacattcacatataCAATTTCAACTTTTTCAGGTTTTTCACTCACTACAGATGTCTTCGCTTGTAGGTGAAATTCCTCCAAAGAACTTTTATTTGGATTCGGAGTCATTTTAActgaaagtaataaatgtaagaCGTTAGATACCCGGGCTACAAGTTGATGTCTACAGCTTCGAGGTCAAGCAGTATTTTTTAGATTGGACTGCAAACTGCGGTCCGTGTATGGCGAACGTCagatctattttaatattttttatacattgaaACTGTCAGTACCGACTGATTACAGAATTGCTTGAATTTTATCACAAGTGTCACAGaagtacttaattaatatgaGACCATGACCTTGTCTGAGGACATCATACCAAATATTCCTACACGaatcaaaataaatctatagcgctattcaaactttattgcTGATTGCAATTTGCACCAAATGCTGCCTTAatccaccgggtcagatattCTTGGTGGATATAGACTCAAATAAGAATATCTGGCCCGGTGAGAGGGGAGATGCTATCGCTGTTAGTTATGTCATAACATATGtaaaacatcatcatcatcatcatcatcaacctgcccttatccctatgtagggtcggcacagtatgtactcctccatacatctctatcagccgttatatttgaatttacccccttcttacgcatatcctctttcacacaatccatccatactttctttagtCTTCCTGTACATTTAttgccatccacattcaatatcattactttttttcgaagaaggtatctccggaacggctgatcttgatgaaatttggtacagatgtagagcaaGAAGAAAACAACACGATGCATCATGTTGTTTTCTTTCACTGTAAGAACGTTGGTGAagtatacagtcaaaatctgttataacgacatcgaagggactactcatattgagtcgtaaaaaccgatagttgtaacaaccggtgacaggtattaataggaaagatatgtatataagattcagccaggacctttgattttggtcaatttaaccggtatgttgttctaaacgatgtcgctataaacggttttgactgtacatatgttaatgtaaaatcgaaaaacacattggtacatggcgggatttgaaccctgGACCTgaagattgcaagtcaagtgcttaatcccTGAGCCAATGACGCTTTATAATCACGAtcttcaaatttcatttaaccgTATAGATTCCGTTTTTTTTACCTTCATCATGTTAACAATGAAAAAGTCTGTTATTacaattgaaaaaacaaactataaaATCGCAGTTAAATTtgtcaaagaataaaaaaaaaggtagtCAGTTTAGTTAAAACAGGTAcccgtttttttttgcaaatgagtgtaatattaaaaggccggagtaaaaattaaaaaaatatgtggtTTAAAAACGATATACTATTTAAGTTCGAATATTGATTTCGGCAGTTAATATAAGGATAATAATTACTGCTAAGTGTCATTTTTATTGCTCgttattgaaattgaaaacaacaaacaagTTTTACAACAGTCGAAACCCTGAGGATGTCAATGTCATTcacaacaaaacattattttcggTGAAAggagtaattttatataatatatatatacaggatgtttatTCGTCgattcaatgaattttaaCGTAACTTTCCACTGCACTTAATagcacatagactactaagtTATCCTAATTACGCACAAACAAAGATGCAGGCAAAAATAGGATTCGTGTACACAGATCGGGGCGGAGAGTAGAGCAGATTATAtatctcaaataaaattgaacctAATGCGATTTGAAACAAGGTTAAATTTTGTGGTAAATCCCGcagcaacaatatttgttgggtgcacgaattggtcgggtcgaccggtgaaatactacgaccacacagaaaacaggcgtgaagtagaagcaattccgcgcttcgtctaatgagtgtggtaccggaggcctaattttagtcctctttcccttcccacccttttcttattaggaaaggataaGAAGGAGAAGTGCATTtagcggaggaggggacgcataggaaggagaaatgtCCCCTTCTCAGTTGATTAAAGcaaggcaacgcatctgcatttgcggatgtctatgggcaacggtcgcctcgctatttcggcgaaacattacactaataaataattttttttgaatttaaaatctaattaaacCTATCAAAATAATTCCTTAAAACTGTATGAGgcacatataaatttcaagctatcgcccgcgactccgtccgcgcggaattaaaaaaataaagttaattagaagcctatgttttcttccagactatgttctacatcttacaaatttcatcaagatttgttgagtcgttctggagataacttctaacaaacatacatccatataaacattcacatttataatattagtaagattaagattATATAGTAAAGgattgttaatatttgtatcaaatatactaaaaaacaattgaagcgattttgaaaattctttcacAATTAAAAGACTACATAAttccataataataataataatttatttgcatattGACATAGgctaataaatgttaaaaaaaaaaattattactcacCATACGACCTCACAACGCTTTGAGAccaatattatgaaataaattgagaagtacaattcatttatataccaatatataggtaattccaatgttaaatattacaaacaaatttatatcttactgTCTGTCTGTACAAACTCGAATAACTAGTACCTGCTTTTAAATATCAAGAAAAACCCAAATAACACTCAGCTCAGGGTAAAAAGACGAATCACACATCGAATGAGATTTCACTtgtcaatattgttttttctagtaaaataaactgtGGCAAACGATCGCGGCCTATAGATAtcttaacaataaacaaatggGGATGTATAGAAAGATTATATTCCTACATGTTCCATCCTCCGTCGAGTCcaattccccttcccattTAAACCTTATTGGGAAAGTATGTGGAAAAGAAAATGACTGAAATCAGACGTTTTGCACGACACTCATCAAATTGTACGAGCAATTACGTTCTCTTCACGCCTCTCTTCTGTGAGGTAGTGGTATTTCACCGTTTGTTGTGGATTCTACCACTGTTGAATACGACTGCGCTTATGCTCTAAATCTAAACCGTCACAATGGTGGTAGATCCCACAGCAACAATaattgttgggtgcacgaattggccgggtcgaccggtgcaataccacgaccacacagaacacaggcgtgaagtggaagcaattccgcgtttcgtctgatgagtgtggtcccggaggcctaattttaatcctctttcccttcccacccttttcctattaggaaTAGGAaaacgcataggaagggtaaatatcctctttctgggcgttccct
The nucleotide sequence above comes from Papilio machaon chromosome 28, ilPapMach1.1, whole genome shotgun sequence. Encoded proteins:
- the LOC106709415 gene encoding acyl-CoA Delta(11) desaturase, which translates into the protein MTPNPNKSSLEEFHLQAKTSVVSEKPEKVEIVYVNVFIYAAYHLFAIYGLYLSFTSVKWPTIILGVILWTLSVLGITMGSHRLWSHRAYKAKLPLQILLMICTSIACHLTSYNWIRDHRMHHKYSDTNADPHNAKRGFFFSHIGWLFIKKHSEMKRLGNTIYMDDVRSNPVLMFQKKYAIPFMGSLCFIIPVLIPMYFWNETFVNAFNFNILRFILGVHAICSVNSFAHLWGSRPYDESIMPVENMAVSLVALGEGFHNYHHTFPWDYKAGELGNNWLNFSTSAIDFFAKLGWAYDLKTASGQVVEARIKRTGDGTYKREVFKENDRGKKEKN